The following proteins come from a genomic window of Rutidosis leptorrhynchoides isolate AG116_Rl617_1_P2 chromosome 10, CSIRO_AGI_Rlap_v1, whole genome shotgun sequence:
- the LOC139872306 gene encoding F-box/FBD/LRR-repeat protein At1g13570-like encodes MMEQYNASELASEDIISRLPENVITHILDFLPIQYAVRTSILSRNWRFKWTLLRHVVFDEKFFEFLQVLGGENWYDESIINRLLLHLKGCITKFHLYIPNDKVLDVMDVNHWVMILSRKGIKELYLTNMRATPIMLSTHLFSCVELERLVLRNCYLYPAPTFCGFPNLLSLELYRVAFENGNFGELIAQCPLLEFLKVYYCDPIGKVKLDEIAKLKNLKCLSFPLCKLDNIAITCSSVFHLLGHLSKLHELYLDLRMCKFLGESGAEKSVRTSSFRSLTTLKLNPIDFCSEIKLLFAFEMIWASPELQTIEITAKYNDAVPPPPLSSSALNHISMGKLKLRNVVFESFRGSENEICLIKNLLACSPLLEKINIYAHPSLMFGGDNGKLMFAIKLLKLHRASSTAEVNICWCPC; translated from the exons ATGATGGAACAGTATAATGCATCTGAATTAGCTTCTGAAGATATAATTAGCAGATTGCCAGAGAATGTGATAACTCATATTCTGGATTTTTTGCCGATACAATATGCGGTTAGGACTTCCATCTTGTCAAGAAACTGGAGGTTCAAGTGGACTTTACTCAGACATGTCGTATTTGACGAGAAGTTTTTTGAGTTTCTACAAGTACTTGGAGGTGAAAATTGGTATGATGAGAGTATTATAAATAGACTTCTTCTTCATCTTAAAGGTTGTATTACCAAGTTTCATCTGTATATACCAAATGACAAGGTGTTGGATGTTATGGATGTTAATCATTGGGTGATGATCTTGTCAAGAAAGGGAATTAAAGAACTTTATCTTACAAATATGCGTGCCACACCTATTATGTTGTCTACCCATCTTTTCTCTTGCGTGGAGCTGGAACGTTTAGTGCTGCGTAACTGTTATCTTTACCCCGCTCCCACTTTTTGTGGTTTCCCAAATCTTTTGAGCTTAGAATTGTATCGGGTAGCATTTGAGAACGGTAATTTTGGAGAACTTATTGCTCAATGTCCATTACTTGAGTTTCTGAAAGTTTACTATTGTGATCCTATTGGAAAAGTTAAATTGGATGAGATTGCGAAACTTAAAAATCTCAAATGCTTATCCTTTCCATTGTGTAAGCTTGACAATATAGCGATCACATGTTCCTCAGTCTTTCACCTTTTGGGTCATCTCTCAAAACTGCATGAGCTTTATTTGGATCTTCGTATGTGCAAG TTCTTAGGAGAATCAGGTGCTGAAAAGTCAGTTCGTACCTCCTCCTTTCGCAGCCTCACCACTCTGAAATTAAATCCAATAGATTTTTGCAGTGAGATTAAGTTATTGTTTGCCTTTGAAATGATATGGGCTTCACCAGAATTGCAGACCATTGAGATCACA GCTAAATACAATGATGCCGTCCCACCACCTCCATTGTCTTCTTCAGCATTGAACCACATCTCAATGGGGAAGCTTAAGTTACGGAATGTGGTGTTTGAATCTTTTAGAGGTTCAGAGAATGAGATATGTTTAATAAAGAATTTACTTGCTTGTTCGCCCTTGCTAGAGAAGATTAATATATATGCCCATCCATCCCTGATGTTTGGTGGTGACAATGGAAAGTTGATGTTTGCTATAAAGCTTCTAAAACTCCATCGAGCATCCTCCACAGCCGAAGTGAATATCTGCTGGTGTCcgtgttag